The genome window GTATTTTTTGTAGTTCGCCTTTGGGGTATTTACTGCTCAACAGGTCTTGATTTTGAGCGTTCACGCGCAGACAGGCTACTACTAGAATCAATAGCAACGTGAGTTTTTTCATAGTGGCCAGAGAAGTTAAAAGTGGGGTTACTTTATCCCAAATGCCCGTTTTGTTTAGAAATACTCATATCTGGTTACTTTTCGACGTAGCGGAACGGAAAGGCATAAAAAAACCGGACGCATAGGCATCCGGTCTGGCTTTAATTTGAAGATGAGCTTTAAAATTTCAGGGTGGCAGGCAGGTATTTTGCTACCAGGTCTTCATAATACGGGCGCAATTCTGTCCAGTTTGGTGGCGTCGGGTTCTTCGAGTACAAATCGTACGGATTGAACAGATTCACCCATTTGAACATCTCGTGATCATGGCTATCCATCAGGTGATCGTAGGCATTTTCGCGGTGCTGCGGATAAAATGAGTGGTACCGAAGCATGTAGAGAGCCGGTTCTGGCAGATGGTCTTTCACCATGTTGTAGACGTACTCATCGTGTCCCCACGACATATGTACGTTGCGCAGGCCGCAATTCGGTGAATAAATGCCGTATTTGGTATTATATCGGCTATCGTATGTGTCTGGATTGTCCTTAAAAAATTCAGGGTAAACGATTTTATCCGAATGCGCGCAGCCTACTGGAAATGTGTCGCCCACCACAGCCCACTGCGGTTCGCCGAACAAGCAGAGCACTTTGCCCATGTCATGCAGCAAACCAACCAGCACAAACCAATCCGGGTGGCCATCCGCCCGAATCGCTTCCGACGTTTGAAGCAGGTGCTGCAACTGGTCTAAATCGGTATCTGGATCGGAGTCGTCAACCAACTGATTCAGAAAGGTAAACGCATCCCAAACGGGCATTTCTTTCTTGTTGAAAGCGAGAAATTCCCGCTCTTTTTCCCGCACAAAATCATACGTCTGGTAGGTATGGTTCAGGCGGTAAAATTCACGGACGGTATCCCGGCCGGGGTTGTCGTAGTTCCGGTACTCGTCTGTTGTCTTTTCCTTCGCAATCGTTTCGGGATCAGGATAACGTTCGAGCAAATCATCCTCCCATTCATCCAGACTGGTCAAAGGAGTTTTTTCTGTTTCAGTTAGGGAGTTCATAGGCTTTTAGTCTAATAGATGATCCGCGATGACGGTTAAATTTCTACGCAATCTAAAGAGTTCAATTAGCCTTTGGTGGGAAAAACTTATATTTTTTTACGAAAACGTTTTCGTAGTATTGGGGGCTGATTCAACGAAAAGCAGCCTGACGCGCTCAGCCGGATTTGTTTCCTGCTTTCCGTTGATCATTTTGCAACTGTATGGAAAACGTTAATCTCAAAAAACTGGCCCAAACGCTGAATTTGTCGGTATCAACCGTTTCGAAAGCGTTGCAGGACAGCCACGAAATCAGCCAGGAGACGAAGCGGCGCGTCCTGGATTTAGCCAAAAGTCTGAACTATGTCCCCAATCCATATGCCAGCAGCCTGCGCCGAAAAAAAAGCAAAACCATTGGCGTTGTCATTCCTGAAGTCACGGATAGTTTTTTTTCATTAGCCATCAAAGGAATCGAATCCATTGTGCAACCGAAAGGGTATCATACCCTTATTTACCTAACCTATGAATCATTGGCGCGTGAACAAACCATCTTACAGGAGTTTCAGAGCGGACGGGTTGACGGTGTGATTATGTCGCTTTCCGGCGAAACCAATCGCATTGGGCACCTGGAAACCTTGCAGGCCAAAGGCATTCCCATTGTGCTATTTGACCGCATTTTTGATGAAGCTACTATGGCCCAAATCACCACAAACGATTTTGAAAGTGG of Tellurirhabdus bombi contains these proteins:
- a CDS encoding inositol oxygenase, which produces MNSLTETEKTPLTSLDEWEDDLLERYPDPETIAKEKTTDEYRNYDNPGRDTVREFYRLNHTYQTYDFVREKEREFLAFNKKEMPVWDAFTFLNQLVDDSDPDTDLDQLQHLLQTSEAIRADGHPDWFVLVGLLHDMGKVLCLFGEPQWAVVGDTFPVGCAHSDKIVYPEFFKDNPDTYDSRYNTKYGIYSPNCGLRNVHMSWGHDEYVYNMVKDHLPEPALYMLRYHSFYPQHRENAYDHLMDSHDHEMFKWVNLFNPYDLYSKNPTPPNWTELRPYYEDLVAKYLPATLKF